The genomic stretch CTAGTATTAGCCTCAATAGTGGATTTGTACTCTCCAGCAAGAAGCAACAGCCCCATGTAAGCATGCAGGTTTCATCTAGCTCCTTTCAACTAACTCCAAACACTCATCATCTTTCCATGTTTTTTGCCTCAAGCACAATTTTGAGTGAAAAGCTCATAATATATTACATCTTGGACATGTGACACCACGCATCTGGTGAGCTCTGTGGTCATTctcagaatgttcagtttgtGCTCTGCCTTGCCTTTCATAAGAGATGCCATTTTTTGATAGGAAGACTTCATAGTTTGAACTTGTCTCACTGGGCCCCCCTCCTCATCATTCTTCATCTCAAACACTGCCTCCTCAGTTTCAAAGTCCTCAGTACTACAAGTAGAATCTTGTTTGGGCCAGAACTGATGAACAGAACTACTCATTACTTGTTAATGCTGCATGCCATGCTATTAAGAaccaatattattttctgtgtttcttttatattattttgaccCGCAACACAGATGCAACAGAATTTTACAGACTTTCAAAAGCCAATTAAACACTGATTTGCATTTTGATTTAATTAGTATTGAGTATATTCATTCAAACAAACTATatgctatttctgacatacCTTAACTCGAAAACGGGTCATAACTGACCATAACCCAATTGAAGGGTTAacccaaaaacacagaacctgaggATGAGCATTGTGTCAGAAACTCTCAGTTACAATGACAGTTCCAGCTCTGCTTCCTATTCACATGCGCCGAGTGTCCTTTACGCCGGCCAGACCTTTGGCTGCGTGACGGCAGCCTGCGCCGTGCCCCCTGCAGCGTCTGTCACAGTAACAGAGTGCCTATTCCTCCAGCGCTGACCCCGTTAGCCCTGCTCCACGCCAGGCAGATGGAGCTGTCCTCCTCTCGCAGGTCTCCCAGGACAACAGCAGTCCTCCTGGTTCCGCTCGTCGAGAGCCGGACGTACGCTCGCCGGAGGAGAGACATTGTTTTTCCGCGCTCGCGCATGCCGTAGAACTCTAAAAACAACAGAGCCAGCTGAGCTGCTCTACCTCCTCTGAAGGCAGACCTTGACACACTAGAGCAGatttatgaaaacaaactgaaatattatGATGTTGTTGTGAAAAGAGTGTTGGCAGGATTTTtctttgtaattgtaattttccCGAGTATCAATTGAGTAAGAGCGCAAATGAATTGACCAAACGATCAAATTCTGTTTAGTACAGGGCCTATATCCAATTCTCATATTAGAATAATAAGATTTTAACAATACTTTGTTCTTGTTTAACCTGCATTCACATATCTACCAAATACACAGATTTATATATCAGTTGTATACACCCTTGCACATCAACTGCTTGTCAACTTGCTTGGCTAAATGCCACTCCCCAGTGGCACAATGCAGACAGTATTTGGTATTACATCTTTAAGGGCTTCATGGATTGCTTTCAAACATGAAACTTTCATTATCCACAAAGATGGAAATGAGGTGTGAGACCCACATCATAGTCCGACAGACATTTCTTGAAATCCCTCTGCAATTGAAAAGGGACTTACGGCAGCAAGGTAACCGCTGTCAGTGAGGACAATTTTCAGATCTGACGTAATCAATTTCCCTTATAAAACTATTACTATAATGAGAAAATATCGTGTTGGTGCCTCTGTGACCACAGACATGCTGTCAGCTGATTTTCTGCTTGTGCATCAGCACATACATCTCCCTGTCTGTTATTCAGAGGGGATTGTCCCAGCAGTGCTAACATACTTTTTTTAGAAATGCACATAATTTGGGGTTAAACTATTTCTGGGAATGTTTGCATTACACAAATTGGTTAAATTGTGAATGACATCTATCCACCACTCAAAGCTTTCATGTAGCCTTCTGTCTGattcttctcttgttttttcTGTGTAGTTGTTTTTTGAATAAAACATCAAACTGTGCAGAATATATTGAATTGGTCTGTATGCCGCTGGGTGCTGGTGCACTTAGATACTCTTAAGACTTATTTTGATATTccatctgtgtttattttcctcGCTTTTACACTGTTAGGAAAAATATTAGGAACACAATTAACCACAAACTGCATGATTAGTCAGGTGACCGTGCTAATCCAGTGTCTATGAGGATATTGACTGTAACAGTAGTTGTAATTCCCTTGGGTCATATGCTCTAGTGAAAATAGTAACTCTAGCCATTAGCCAAACAAAGACCCCcgatttaattaatatttgatgatattttaaatgcaataGCCATTTTCGAACATTAAGCTAAAAGGCAATGGTGTAAAAGGCAATGGTGTCTgagtatttctttttattttatggattttgGTATCGAAAGTGGAATTCAAGACAATTTGGCATTGGTACAGAATAGCAAGTTATAATGTGAAACCGAAATGATGAAAAGGTGGTTATATAAATACTTAAATAATGAACGGGATATAAATTGCCTAAAACGGCAAAACATACGGTCGATATAAATGACAATATTATAACAGAGTTATATTATTTGAATCCTTTGAATTAAGAGAAGAACATATAGGCTTAACATAACCGCCAGcctgtgaaaatatttattttgccatCATAATGGTACAAGTTTGGCGCACATAATTAAAGCATAGTATTAATTTATTCTCATAATGCCGCATCTGAAAGTATGTAACTCATCTGAAAGCAAATTTCCTGCACCCTTCTCTGAAGTTAACTCGCTCCAGATAAATGCGCTATTTTTTCCTAAAACCATTGTGCCTGAGTGACATAAGGAACTGGTGACGTGCTAGAAgccacagccaatgaaaacGCGTGCACATTAATCCATTGTCGCTGTCTTTTCAGAACCACGAAGAAAGTACAGTAACATCCTGGAGCGGCAGCTGCAACTGGGTATGCTGCCACTTTGCCGCGTCTTTATCCAATTTTCTGCTGTGAAATTATTCTCTTGGAATTTCGACAGTAATATTTTATGTGAGGAAAACTTTTTATGGTCTGAAGAAAAACACCCGGCGACtttctttttcaacatgaatccGCATTCGGCCAGAGCCAActtaaaataattatcttaATGGTTTACAACTTACGTTGTATGACGATTAGTAAACGCGGACTTCTCGTTCTATCGCAATATCACATAAAGCAAAGGTCATTTTAATGTGTTATTGTGTGCACTGTCCGTGGCAAACTAGCAGCATATTAGATGTTTTCACTTAAAGACGAAATATCATTCAAACCTTTCTGAATGTTCTGAATTTACATAGGAGTTGTACAAGAGCAGTACGCCTGAATCTCAGGACAGCCTCAAATATTTTGCTATATTCTGTTTAGTGTATTATTCATCATTGTAGTCGGTACAGTATGTTCGCCTTCTTAGCAGCACTTTTATGCTTTTACGCGTTGCGTAATGGAAGGATTGTGCACGGTCAGGGTGCAAAAGAGACCCGCTATATCTGTACCGCAGTACCTGCAGGTAGCAACCCAAGTTGTGCACTACCTCCCGTACACATTCAGAGCACGGTCGCGGATGAAGAAGAATTAAAGAACACAGTCATGCAACTGCGAGAGACCATCCTACAACAAAAGGAGACTATTGTCAACCAACTCGGTACAATAAAGGAGTTGACTTCCAAACTCTCAAGCTGCGAGTCAGACATGCAGCCGGGAGGGAAATACAGAGGTCAAGGATCCTGGAGAAAAGACAACAAGAACACTATGGGAGATCTCCCTCGAGACCCGAGTGACACTATTGACCACCTTGGAAAGACCATGCAGAGTCTCAAGAATCGACTGGAAAACTTGGAGGTAAGATTCAAAGGGGGATATTTTTACATGGGCTCAGCATCATGCTTGACCCTAAccatacattatattacattatattacagttctCATAGAAATAGAGGTAAGGAGGTGGTACATTTTAGTTCTTTAGGGAAGAAATTTGCCAAATGTATCCTGAAAGGCACAACAGTGCTCTTTTTGGGTACTAATAAGCACTATTAATAAGCAAAACATGGACAAATGAATTATGTACCACTGGCGAGAGGTATAATTTTATGCACAACAGTGACAAGCAATAGCACCTTAATAGTCACCTTAATTGTTCAGCACGTGCATATTACCCTATCAAACCATTCTGCCCTATAGGCTACCTGTTCCATGCGAGGGACAAATACGTGAAATGTAAATACggcaaatgtatttctttatttatttgtgcgtGTACATTAAAGCAACATACCTTATGTCCACCTAATTAATAgcacagagagcaagagaaagagagagcatgcgagagagagagagagagagagagagagagagagagagagagagagagagaaagtgtgtgtgtgtgtgtgtgtgtgtgtgtgcgcgtgtctatttttgtattcattttgtgGTGTCTGGGATTTAGCGGATTACCCCTATAAATAGGACACCTACGGATTTCCTTCACCCCCAGCTGACTGAAGTATTACGCTGCATTGTTGAATATAGACAAAACAAGAACCAGACATCTGGAAGTATGTAGCCACATAATGTCTGAAGGGTATTTATGAAATGTCTATACATGAAAGAGCATTACAATTCAATACAATGGATTTTCTCTTCAAAATGCCACTGTTTTGCCTTTTTAACTTGAGGTTGTGTGCTCAGTGTAATATTGTGTGTTATGGTACGAGACACTTGGTATTAGAACATAATGCAAATGGTCTTATACTATTTTCATGATAAAGACGCCTTATATGATTAGAACAAATTTCTGGTATTTCATCAGAAGACATTTTGTCATATCCCATCTATTTTACATATGTCCACTAAAGGCCAGAATAATTGTTCTTACCCATACATATGAGTGTGTCTACATCTTAAAGTCTTCGCATGTATTTAAATCTgactttatttacttttgttttgatAATATTTACAATTATTATATGTGTTGTGTATACTCAGGGTTATTTTCTTGAGAGGTATGTGCTATAATAACTTCTTTATAGTATCCTACAttgtttcatacatttccaGTTGCAGTTTTCCAATTCTTTTGTCTTGTTAGCCGACCAGTCTTGAAAAAAGCTGGTTGCCTGATACACTGACGCTTCTgatattaataatgtattacttttcaGATAGCGTTGTTCACAGTTCTCTGTGTGATGTCCAGTGATTAAGAGAGGTGTCATTGTAGATGAGTTACTCCCAGGTTAATAGGGATTAGTGGGGGCTTTGCTGATGTGCTCCAGGTAAGGTAGGGTTAGAGTGCCTTGAGTTCATAATGCTTCTTATATACTTTAGAGAAATCTACAGGATTGAGAATGAATCACAAGAACGATGCCTCTGATAAGCTTATTTTAAGAGAAACGTGTTCAGTACTAAAGCCCAGCCGAATAGAAGGCTGCCATTTACCTCTGCTCTTTTGGTTCAATTGATATAGTTCATGCTGTACTGCAGTACTGTATTGTCCATACACTTGAATCACACTAGACTAATATACCGACATTCTCTTGGGCATAGTTGTTTCATTTTTAGTTAAAGCATTTTTCTTAAGCATGTTAATCCTTGCTTGAGAGTacagttttttttggttgtttgtaAGAACATTGAAATGCTACAGTGCATATAATTCTTGTTTCAATTAGTCAGATGTTGAAATGAATATATTTAGCTGGACTAGAGTAATAATGGCAATTCAATGTAATCCAGTTAAGTATAAACTGTACCTTTGGCTACAACCTCTGTCTGGAGAATGTTATGTACGACAGTGCTGCAGTACATCCTGAACTGTGATGCACAATGATCAAAGTCATAcatcatgtttttatttctttttggtgAATGTAATAACCCTTTATTGGTTTTTCCATAGCAACAGCACACGAGAGCCAATATGTCGGGCACGTCTTTTCCCAGCGAGCTTCGAGACATGCTCCAGCGCAGGCTGGGGGACTTAGAGACTCAGCTCCTGAGCAAAGTGgccgagctggaggaggagaagagccagcTGTACAACGAGACGGCTACCCACCGCCATCGCACAGAGAGCACCCTCAACTCCCTGCTGGAGAGGATCAACGAGCTGGAGAAAGGTCCGCTCCTCCGGTCTTAGAGACACCGTATAAACTGAACTTTAAACATCACtcaatttcattattt from Conger conger chromosome 2, fConCon1.1, whole genome shotgun sequence encodes the following:
- the nptx2b gene encoding neuronal pentraxin-2b, producing MFAFLAALLCFYALRNGRIVHGQGAKETRYICTAVPAGSNPSCALPPVHIQSTVADEEELKNTVMQLRETILQQKETIVNQLGTIKELTSKLSSCESDMQPGGKYRGQGSWRKDNKNTMGDLPRDPSDTIDHLGKTMQSLKNRLENLEQQHTRANMSGTSFPSELRDMLQRRLGDLETQLLSKVAELEEEKSQLYNETATHRHRTESTLNSLLERINELEKGNSGFKSPEEFKVSLPLRTNYLYGRIKKSLPEMYAFTVCMWIKSSASPGIGTPFSYGVPGQANEIVLIEWGNNPIELLINDKVAQLPLSISDGRWHHICITWTTRDGLWEAYQDGEKLGSGENLAPWHPIKPGGVIILGQEQDTVGGRFDATQAFVGELSQFNVWDRVLRPVDIMNMANCSSYMPGNIIPWIDTNVEVLGGATKWALEICEDRFFDS